The proteins below come from a single Lates calcarifer isolate ASB-BC8 linkage group LG11, TLL_Latcal_v3, whole genome shotgun sequence genomic window:
- the ep300b gene encoding histone acetyltransferase p300 isoform X1, whose amino-acid sequence MADNVLESGPPSAKRPKLSSPALSVSASDGNDFGSLFDLEHDLPDELISSSDLGLTNGGDASHTSLGGVGGGIGVGGSQDAAAKHKQLSELLRAGAPAQQGGPTSNSTAPGASMGMMGGVSVSPGGPQGMPPQGQQQQPGLMQQVGMVGGVAALNRAAAMMGAQKGNAGQQQQGLMGGQVMNGSPRMGYPSSAGMGNSSNLLAETLQQQQGGQPMGPGSQAGMRPQQPGALNKMNMMANAGPYGGPYGQSAGQGLPGAGLGPQLQNKAGLPNNMATQFNMDKKAPPGQGMPGMASQQQQPGAVGGVSVGGAAAVGAAQVGLGAVGAGPGAAPPTADPEKRKLIQQQLVLLLHAHKCQRREQANGEVRQCNLPHCRTMKNVLNHMTHCQAGKSCQVAHCASSRQIISHWKNCTRHDCPVCLPLKNAGDKRNQQSLVNSAGVGLVNSLGSGVPGGQSNTPNLNPPSQIDPSSIERAYAALGLTYQGNQMPQQQPQANMPNQGLQGQPGIRTLNTMGGNSMGVNGGVGVQPPNQQSTLLPDAMLHNNMNAQSLMNDGVGNLGSMPTATPPSAAGMRKSWHEDITQDLRNHLVHKLVQAIFPTPDPAALKDRRMENLVAYARKVEGDMYESANSRAEYYHLLAEKIYKIQKELEEKRRTRLQKQGMMPGQPGIPTSGLPQGPPNMGQPPMAPGQPPNGPHADPSMARPAGPNQMVNRMQNPAGMNQFGQMGMQPMGQRSTPPLPLNPPMNQMGMGATRMGQPNATQLQNQYLPTGQFPGSSPGLGSGPVGMNQPGPQTTVPPQNPMSTPPSLPASSPAAQSASSVPGSGAPGGSMGTGSASGAGPLPNLPPSSTPTQPNSYPHCPSIRTNSPSPARSLTPQPHQTPPTLPGSQTPQPLTPSTPQLPPPQHPQQQQQQQQQASQQQQQQQQQQPPQPQPQPPGQMVNSEKASQLPQQTLGGVASSGPQAGQASSVPNQNAHVPLQLPQTPLSAKPSLTADGQVSSPASVNSSADPSSQLALADGPAPSQEDIKMEVKKQEEDDEGADTQGEGKGKMGKGQPDVKTEEKPEIKKEKSSGDGCKGEPMDTSSSVSSSVATGEDKKPEVKKEPKEEEEGSGSTGTNSSPASTQSKKKIFKPEELRQALMPTLEALYRQDPESLPFRQPVDPQLLGIPVRIRTSNKTNLDYFDIVKNPMDLSTIKRKLDTGQYQEPWQYVEDIWLMFNNAWLYNRKTSRVYKYCSKLAEVFESEIDPVMQGLGYCCGRKFEFSPQTLCCYGKQLCTIQRDAAYFSYQNSSPKYGLLADRYHFCEKCFNEIQGESVSLGDDPSQPQTSINKDQFQRKKNDTLDPELLVECIDCGRKMHQICVLHHETIWPSGFVCDNCLKKANKTRKENKYAAKRLPQTKLGSFLETRVNDYLKRQSHPESGEVTIRVVHVSDKVVEVKPGMKSRFVDSGEMAESFPYRMKALFAFEDIDGADVCFFGMHVQEYGSDCPPPNQRRVYISYLDSVHFFRPRHLRTTVYHEILIGYLEYVRRQGFTTGHIWACPPSEGDDYIFHCHPADQKIPKPKRLQEWYKKMLDKAVAERIVHDYKDIFKQATEDRLTSAKELPYFEGDFWPNVLEESIKELEQEEEERKREENSTSNESTDATKGDSKNAKKKNNKKTSKNKSSLSRANKKKPGMPNVSNDLSQKLYATMEKHKEVFFVIRLIAGPTANSLPPITDSDPLMACDLMDGRDAFLTLARDKHLEFSSLRRSKWSSMCMLVELHNQSQDRFVYTCNECKHHVETRFHCTVCEDYDLCITCYNTKGHEHKMDKLGLGLDDDSNNQSAAATQSPGDSRRLSIQRCIQSLVHACQCRNANCSLPSCQKMKRVVQHTKGCKRKTNGGCPICKQLIALCCYHAKHCQENKCPVPFCLNIKQKLRQQQLQHRLQQAQMLRRRMASMQRVGQPAGGPPGGPVVGLPSPGNNGTTAPSTPTSGGTQPPTPQTPTQTMPPVPQQGMGPGPGVQQPQQHQQQQQQLQPAGMHSQGGMPPQHTLHHQFPQMAGGGGGGGAGGIMSSPQHQQQMLPQVQQQQQSGAGTNPQQLQQHPNNLPPYGSRPPGSSPIHQSQGKPVLGSATPPQQQPGGTVMAGSVGGQQPPSQPQGQPPLSQQQQQPPSGPPPAAVEIAMKIQQVADAQRKMALQRQAAQAAAGLMPPLPHHQQGQGQQMGMGHPGAVGMVGPQGMPPQTAAVATARAHMDQQQGAPPGIMVGAGGPMQQPPQQGNLPQGQIPSQVQLQQQRMGAPLQNPQQQQQQWAGQGMPPQQRQAMMNQMGHPAMMAAQQQQQQQQLQQQQQQQQHQQAQGHAALINMAQQQQQQQQGAGGGVPGGAVPGAAGVPGAGAAGGNIPQAALQDLLRTLRSPSSPLQQQQVLNILRSNPQLMAAFIKQRASKYKGVQGGPGGPGGVPGGPGPTGGPVGNVMAGGGPQVNMNAAGAGQPGMHMGGQGGTNVNMATMAQLQQVQQQQQQQQLQQQQQLQQQQRPMLSGLQQQQVAALQQQQQQQQQQQGGGRGMQGQGPQMGNLNTTQFREMLMRRHLQQQQQQQQQQQQQQQQQQQMGVNHGQFQQPQPPQGQGYMGQPGMQPPTVGQGPPGGPPLGPQQPGGPPGQQGQGYPGSVAQQQAAAALQHRLQHQHHLQMQQQNAMAGLPGGDAGPGGGGVGGPQQPPQGPQPPQSGPPPPSSQALLQQALHQRLLQQQQQHLGPGGSPAQHSNPMSPQQPQQMAQSPHPHLQGQPLPTSLANQVRSPQPSPRPQSQPPHSSPSPRMQPQPSPHHISPQMQTGSPHPGHLNQHHPGMVVPPQQQQQPPTQQQQQNSMEQFGSDQNAMLSQLSGMAGLHGPGGSGQDPLGQNMNHNPLDIM is encoded by the exons ATGAATATGATGGCCAACGCGGGCCCCTATGGCGGTCCGTACGGCCAGTCTGCTGGCCAGGGGCTGCCTGGAGCAGGGCTGGGCCCACAGCTCCAGAATAAGGCAGGACTGCCCAACAATATGGCCACTCAGTTCAACATGGACAAGAAGGCGCCACCGGGTCAAGGCATGCCTGGGATG gcatctcagcagcagcaacccGGAGCGGTTGGTGGTGTATCTGTCGGCGGAGCGGCAGCGGTGGGAGCTGCCCAGGTTGGGCTTGGTGCCGTAGGGGCAGGTCCCGGTGCAGCACCCCCTACTGCAGACCCTGAGAAGAGGAAGCTGATTCAACAGCAGCTGGTCCTCTTGCTCCATGCGCACAAGTGCCAGCGAAGGGAGCAGGCCAACGGTGAAGTGCGGCAGTGCAACCTGCCCCACTGCCGCACCATGAAGAATGTGCTCAACCACATGACTCATTGCCAGGCTGGCAAATCCTGCCAGG tggCACACTGTGCCTCATCCAGACAGATCATCTCTCATTGGAAGAATTGCACACGACACGACTGTCCTGTATGCCTGCCACTGAAAAATGCTGGAGACAAGAGGAACCAGCAGT CTCTTGTCAACAGTGCAGGTGTGGGTTTGGTGAACTCTTTAGGTTCAGGAGTGCCAGGTGGACAGTCCAACACTCCAAATCTGAACCCTCCCAGCCAGATTGACCCCAGCTCCATAGAGAGGGCCTACGCTGCATTGGGCCTCACTTACCAGGGCAACCAGATGCCACAGCAGCAACCACAGGCCAACATGCCAAACCAGGGGCTGCAGGGGCAGCCTGGGATAAGGACTCTAAACACCATGG GAGGAAACTCTATGGGAGTGAATGGTGGAGTGGGAGTGCAGCCCCCCAACCAGCAGTCCACCCTACTGCCAGATGCCATGTTACACAACAACATGAATGCACAGAG TTTGATGAATGATGGTGTGGGGAACCTGGGCTCCATGCCCACAGCAACTCCTCCTTCTGCTGCAGGCATGAGGAAGTCTTGGCATGAAGACATCACGCAGGACCTCCGCAATCACCTCGTCCACAAGCT tGTGCAGGCCATCTTCCCCACTCCTGACCCAGCTGCACTGAAGGATCGACGGATGGAGAATCTGGTGGCTTACGCTCGAAAAGTAGAGGGAGACATGTACGAGTCAGCCAACAGCAGG GCGGAGTACTACCACCTGCTGGCAGAGAAGATCTACAAGATCCAaaaggagctggaggaaaagaggaggacaCGACTCCAGAAGCAGGGCATGATGCCCGGCCAACCTGGAATACCCACCTCAGGCCTCCCACAGGGGCCTCCCAACATGGGACAGCCGCCCATGGCCCCAGGGCAACCCCCAA ATGGTCCTCATGCTGATCCGTCCATGGCCCGACCAGCTGGACCCAATCAGATGGTCAACAGGATGCAGAACCCAGCAG GAATGAACCAGTTTGGTCAGATGGGGATGCAGCCAATGGGTCAGAGGTCgacacctcctcttcctcttaaTCCTCCAATGAACCAG ATGGGTATGGGAGCAACAAGAATGGGCCAGCCCAACGCCACACAGTTACAGAACCAGTACCTCCCCACGGGCCAATTTCCTGGGTCCAGTCCCGGACTTGGTTCTGGTCCTGTTGGCATGAATCAGCCAGGGCCACAGACTACAGTGCCACCG CAGAACCCGATGTCAACGCCGCCTTCCCTCCCAGCCAGCAGCCCCGCAGCACAGTCCGCCTCTTCTGTTCCGGGCTCCGGAGCCCCTGGAGGCTCCATGGGGACTGGTAGTGCCAGTGGTGCCGGGCCTCTACCCAACTTGCCTCCatcctccacccccacccagcCCAACTCCTACCCTCACTGCCCATCCATCCGAACAAACTCCCCGTCACCAGCACGCAGCTTAACGCCTCAGCCCCATCAAACACCCCCCACGTTACCTGGCTCTCAGACCCCACAGCCGCTGACCCCCAGCACACCCCAGCTCCCCCCACCACAACAtccgcagcagcagcaacaacagcagcaacaagcttcgcagcagcagcagcagcagcagcagcagcagccgccgcAGCCGCAGCCGCAGCCACCAGGGCAGATGGTGAACTCTGAGAAGGCCAGTCAGCTCCCACAGCAGACACTTGGGGGCGTGGCTTCCTCAGGCCCCCAAGCAGGTCAGGCTTCATCAGTGCCTAACCAGAATGCTCATGTGCCACTGCAGCTGCCTCAGACCCCA CTATCTGCAAAGCCATCTCTGACAGCAGATGGTCAGGTATCCTCTCCGGCTTCAGTCAACAGCAGCGCTGATCCCAGTTCCCAGCTCGCCCTGGCAGATGGCCCTGCTCCCAGCCAGGAAGACATTAAAATGGAGGtgaagaagcaggaggaggatgacgaAGGGGCTGATACACAAGGAGAGGGCAAAGGGAAGATGGGCAAGGGTCAGCCTGATGTGAAGACGGAGGAGAAACCTGAG ataaagaaagagaagtCATCAGGAGATGGTTGTAAAGGTGAGCCCATGGATACATCTTCCTCAGTGTCGTCGTCAGTAGCAACAGGTGAAGACAAGAAGCCGGAGGTGAAGAAAGAAcccaaagaggaagaggaggggtcAGGGTCAACAGGAACCAACAGCTCCCCAGCCAGCACTCAGAGCAAGAAGAAAA TCTTTAAGCCGGAGGAGCTGCGTCAGGCTCTGATGCCCACCCTGGAAGCTTTGTACCGGCAGGACCCTGAGTCCCTTCCCTTCCGTCAGCCGGTGGACCCCCAGTTACTGGGAATACCCGTACGTATTCGAACTAGTAACAAAACTAACCTG GACTACTTTGACATTGTGAAGAACCCCATGGACCTGTCGACCATCAAGAGGAAGCTGGACACGGGACAGTACCAAGAGCCATGGCAGTACGTTGAGGATATCTGGCTGATGTTCAACAACGCCTGGCTGTACAACCGCAAGACTTCCCGTGTCTACAAGTACTGCTCCAAGCTGGCTGAGGTGTTTGAGTCGGAGATTGACCCCGTCATGCAGGGCCTAGGGTACTGTTgtgggaggaag TTTGAGTTTTCTCCCCAAACTCTTTGCTGCTATGGAAAACAATTATGCACCATCCAACGTGACGCTGCCTACTTTAGCTACCAGAACAG TTCACCAAAATATGGGCTTCTTGCTGACAGGTACCACTTCTGTGAGAAGTGTTTCAACGAAATCCAGGGCGAGAGCGTTTCCCTGGGTGACGACCCCTCCCAGCCTCAGAC GTCCATCAACAAAGACCAGTTCCAGCGAAAGAAGAACGACACACTTGATCCTGAGTT GCTTGTGGAATGTATTGACTGCGGTCGTAAAATGCACCAGATCTGTGTCCTGCATCATGAAACCATATGGCCTTCAGG CTTTGTGTGCGACAACTGCCTCAAAAAGGCAAATAAGACAAGGAAGGAGAACAAATACGCAGCTAAAA GGCTTCCCCAAACCAAGTTGGGGAGCTTTTTGGAGACACGAGTGAACGACTACCTCAAGCGCCAGAGCCACCCCGAGTCTGGTGAGGTCACCATCCGAGTGGTCCACGTCTCAGACAAGGTGGTCGAGGTCAAGCCAGGCATGAAGTCCAG gtTTGTGGACAGTGGAGAGATGGCCGAGTCCTTCCCATACAGGATGAAAGCCTTGTTTGCGTTTGAGGACATCGACGgagcagatgtgtgttttttcgGCATGCACGTTCAAGAGTACGGCTCAGACTGCCCGCCTCCCAATCAGAGACGAGTGTACATCTCTTACCTGGACAGCGTGCACTTCTTCAGACCTCGACACCTCAGGACCACTGTCTACCATGAGATCCTGATAGGCTACCTGGAGTATGTCAGGAGGCAGGG GTTTACCACAGGTCATATCTGGGCCTGTCCGCCCAGTGAAGGGGATGATTACATCTTCCACTGTCACCCAGCGGACCAGAAGATCCCCAAGCCAAAACGCCTGCAGGAGTGGTACAAGAAGATGCTGGACAAGGCTGTTGCTGAGCGCATTGTCCATGATTACAAG GACATCTTTAAGCAGGCGACAGAGGACCGGCTGACCAGTGCCAAGGAGCTGCCATATTTTGAAGGTGATTTCTGGCCCAACGTTCTGGAGGAGAGCATCaaggagctggagcaggaggaagaggagaggaagagggaggagaacaGCACCTCCAACGAGAGCACAGAT GCCACGAAAGGAGACAGCAAGAATGCCAAAAAGAAGAACAATAAAAAGACAAGCAAGAACAAGAGCAGCTTGAGCCGAGCCAATAAGAAGAAACCAGGGATGCCCAATGTTTCCAATGACCTTTCTCAGAAACTCTACGCCACCATGGAGAAACATAAGGAG GTCTTCTTCGTCATCCGCCTCATTGCCGGCCCCACCGCCAACTCCCTGCCCCCCATCACTGACTCGGACCCCCTGATGGCCTGCGACCTGATGGACGGACGCGACGCCTTCCTGACTCTGGCCAGGGACAAGCACCTGGAGTTCAGCTCTCTCAGGAGGTCCAAGTGGAGCTCCATGTGTATGTTGGTGGAGCTGCACAACCAGAGCCAGGACCGCTTCGTCTACACCTGCAATGAGTGTAAACACCACGTGGAGACCCGCTTCCACTGCACTGTCTGCGAG GATTACGACTTGTGCATCACCTGCTACAACACTAAAGGTCATGAGCACAAGATGGATAAGCTGGGCCTGGGATTGGACGACGACAGCAACAACCAGTCGGCAGCAGCTACCCAGAGCCCCGGAGACTCCCGCCGCCTAAGCATCCAGCGCTGCATCCAGTCGCTGGTCCATGCATGCCAGTGCCGCAACGCCAACTGTTCCCTGCCGTCCTGCCAGAAGATGAAGCGCGTTGTCCAGCATACAAAAGGCTGCAAGCGCAAGACGAATGGCGGCTGCCCCATCTGCAAGCAGCTCATCGCTCTATGTTGCTACCATGCCAAACACTGTCAGGAGAACAAATGTCCGGTCCCGTTCTGCCTGAACATCAAACAGAAACtacggcagcagcagctgcagcacagactcCAACAGGCTCAGATGTTGAGGAGAAGAATGGCCAGCATGCAGAGGGTGGGGCAGCCGGCTGGAGGGCCACCGGGAGGGCCTGTGGTTGGACTTCCATCACCAGGAAACAATGGCACCACGGCACCGAGTACACCGACATCTGGGGGAACGCAACCCCCTACTCCCCAGACCCCAACTCAGACCATGCCTCCAGTCCCACAGCAGGGAATGGGCCCAGGACCTGGAGTccaacagccacagcagcaccagcagcagcagcagcagctgcagcccgCTGGGATGCACTCACAAGGTGGCATGCCTCCTCAGCACACCCTTCACCACCAGTTTCCGCAGAtggcaggtggaggtggaggtggtggggcTGGGGGGATAATGAGTTCTCCCCAACATCAACAGCAGATGCTTCCTcaggtccagcagcagcagcaaagtgGAGCAGGGACCAACCCTCAGCAGCTCCAACAGCACCCCAACAATTTGCCTCCGTATGGCAGCAGACCCCCGGGCTCCTCCCCAATCCACCAGTCCCAGGGCAAACCTGTCCTTGGCTCTGCAACGCCTCCCCAGCAGCAGCCTGGTGGCACTGTCATGGCTGGAAGTGTTGGAGGGCAGCAACCTCCTAGCCAGCCCCAGGGCCAGCCTCCActttcacagcagcaacagcagcctccGTCTGGCCCTCCACCGGCAGCAGTAGAAATTGCCATGAAGATCCAACAGGTAGCTGATGCTCAGAGGAAGATGGCTCTGCAAAGACAAGCGGCCCAGGCAGCTGCAGGCTTGATGCCTCCTCTGCCGCACCATCAGCAGGGTCAAGGTCAGCAGATGGGCATGGGACACCCAGGGGCAGTAGGGATGGTTGGACCCCAGGGCATGCCACcgcagacagcagcagtggcaaCTGCTCGGGCCCACATGGATCAACAACAGGGTGCTCCGCCAGGGATTATGGTTGGCGCTGGGGGGCCCATGCAGCAGCCCCCTCAGCAGGGTAACCTGCCCCAGGGCCAGATCCCCTCTCaggtgcagctgcagcagcagaggatggGTGCACCACTTCAaaaccctcagcagcagcaacagcagtggGCAGGCCAGGGGATGCCACCCCAGCAGAGACAAGCTATGATGAACCAAATGGGCCATCCAGCCATGATGGCAgctcagcaacagcaacagcagcagcaattgcaacaacaacaacagcaacagcagcaccaACAAGCTCAGGGCCACGCTGCCTTGATAAACATggcacaacagcagcagcagcagcagcaaggtgCTGGTGGGGGCGTCCCAGGGGGAGCTGtccctggagctgctggtgttCCAGGGGCTGGTGCTGCTGGTGGGAACATCCCCCAGGCAGCCCTCCAGGACCTGTTACGGACTCTCCGCTCGCCCAGCTCACcactccagcagcagcaagtCCTCAACATCTTGCGGTCTAATCCACAGCTCATGGCTGCTTTTATTAAGCAGAGGGCCTCCAAATACAAGGGGGTGCAGGGGGGCCCTGGTGGACCAGGTGGTGTGCCAGGAGGTCCTGGTCCCACAGGGGGTCCTGTTGGTAATGTCATGGCAGGAGGGGGCCCACAGGTAAACATGAATGCTGCAGGTGCCGGTCAGCCAGGGATGCACATGGGGGGTCAGGGAGGGACAAATGTCAACATGGCCACCATGGCCCAGCTACAGCAagtacaacagcagcagcagcaacaacaactgcaacagcagcagcagttacaacagcagcagaggccaatGCTCAGTgggttacagcagcagcaagtggcagcacttcagcagcagcaacaacaacagcagcagcagcaagggggagggaggggtatGCAGGGCCAGGGGCCACAGATGGGAAACCTCAACACTACTCAGTTTAGAGAGATGCTCATGAGACGgcatctccagcagcagcaacaacaacaacagcaacagcagcaacaacaacagcagcaacaacaaatgGGAGTAAATCACGGTCAGTTCCAGCAGCCGCAGCCACCGCAGGGGCAGGGCTACATGGGACAGCCTGGGATGCAGCCTCCTACAGTGGGTCAGGGCCCACCCGGAGGTCCACCTCTTGGGCCCCAGCAGCCTGGTGGTCCCCCAGGCCAGCAGGGGCAGGGTTACCCAGGGTCTGTGGCCCAGCAGCAGGCCGCAGCTGCACTCCAGCATAGgctccagcaccagcaccacctccagatgcagcagcagaatgccaTGGCTGGCCTGCCAGGGGGCGATGCAGGGCCAGGTGGAGGGGGTGTAGGAGGTCCTCAGCAGCCACCTCAGGGCCCTCAGCCCCCTCAAAGCGGGCCCCCACCTCCATCTTCTCAGGCCCTGCTCCAACAGGCCCTCCACCAGAGgcttctccagcagcagcagcagcatctgggCCCTGGGGGGTCACCAGCCCAGCACAGCAATCCCATGAGTCCTCAGCAGCCGCAGCAGATGGCCCAGTCCCCGCACCCACATCTGCAGGGCCAGCCATTGCCCACCTCCTTGGCCAACCAGGTGCGGTCCCCGCAGCCCTCCCCCAGACCCCAGTCCCAGCCGCCACACTCAAGCCCGTCTCCGCGCATGCAGCCCCAGCCCTCCCCACATCACATCTCTCCCCAGATGCAGACGGGTTCCCCACACCCAGGCCACCTGAACCAGCACCACCCTGGCATGGTGGTCCctccacaacaacagcaacagccaCCGAcccaacagcagcaacagaactCTATGGAGCAGTTTGGGTCAGACCAGAATGCCATGTTATCTCAGCTGAGCGGCATGGCCGGTCTCCACGGGCCGGGGGGCAGCGGTCAGGACCCACTGGGCCAGAATATGAATCACAACCCTTTAGACATCATGTAG